The Rhodoferax ferrireducens T118 DNA segment TACATGCGCGTGTTTGATCGGTCCTGCGAAACGGTCGAATCCGCTGGCGCCCGGCGTGGCGCACAAATGGGTGTTCTGCGCTGCGATCATCCTGATATTGAAGAGTTCATCCATGCCAAGGACACCGGTGACCTGAAGAATTTCAATATTTCAGTGGGTATCACCGATACCTTCATGCAGGCGGTGCAAAAAGACGCGGCATTTGCCCTTGTCCATCGTGCTGAACCAGGACCTGCGCAAAAAGAAGCGGGGGCGCATCATGTGACTGACAGTGGTATCTGGGTCTACCGGACCTTACAAGCGCGCGAATTATGGGATCAAATCATGCGCTCGACCTATGATCATGCCGAGCCCGGTGTCTTGTTCCTGGATCACATCAATCGCGACAACAACCTCTCTTATTGCGAGACTATTGCCAGCACCAATCCTTGCGCTGAGCAGCCCTTGCCTCCTTACGGTTGCTGTTGCCTGGGCTCGATTGATCTGACACGCTTCATCAAACAACCCTTTGAAAAGGCTGCCAGTTTTGACAAGGCGGCTTTTGTCGAAGTAGCGCGCGTAGCAACGCGCATGCTCGACAACGTACTTGACGTGACGGTCTGGCCCTTGCCACAGCAACAGGAAGAGGCGCGCAGCAAGCGCCGCATTGGCCTGGGTTATACCGGGCTCGGTGACGCTCTGGTGATGCTCAATTTGCGCTACGACACGCAAGCGGCACGCGACATGGCACGCGATATTTCCGAATTGATGCGCGACACCGCCTACGATGCCTCGGTCGATCTGGCGCAAGAACGCGGGGCCTTCCCCTTGTTCAATGCTGATCTTTACCTCACCGGCCAGAGGTTCGCATCGCGTTTGCCACCCGCCCTGAAGGAACGCGTTCGTACGCATGGTCTTCGCAACTCGCATTTACTCTCGATTGCGCCTACCGGCACCATCAGCCTGGCTTTTGCGGATAACGCCAGCAACGGCATCGAGCCCGCGTTCAGCTGGAGTTACACCCGCAAAAAGCGCATGGCTGACGGCAGCTTCAAAGAGTATGCTGTGGAAGATCACGCCTGGCGCCTTTATCGCCACCTTTATGGCAAGGACACCGCACTGACCCCGGCATTCGTTACCGCGCTGGAAATGAGTGCCCAGGCCCATGAAGCCATGGTGGCCGCAGTTGCGCCGTTTATTGATACCGCCATTTCCAAGACGGTCAATGTTCCGGTTAACTATCCCTATGCCGACTTTCAGAACCTGTATATGGAGGCCTGGCAGTCGGGCTTAAAGGGCTTGGCCACCTATCGACCCAACTCGGTGCTGGGGTCGGTGTTGAGCGTGACGCCTGCCTTGGGCTCATCCTCCGCCCCAGCCGCCGCAACAGCCTTGCAAATTGACAGCGCGAACCAGCGACTGGCGCTGGAGCGTCTGCCAGCCGCTGTGCTGTCGTCCTTGCGCTGGCCGAGTCGCCCCGAGCTGCCTGCGGGCAATCCGGCTTGGACGTTCATGGTGCATCACCCTTTTGGGGACTTTGCATTATTCGTTGGTGAGTTGGCCCCCGAAGAAGGCGGCGCGCCCAAACCCTTCGAGGTGTGGGTCAATGGCACAGAGCAGCCGCGTGGTTTGGGCGCACTCGCCAAAACGCTTTCCATGGATTTGCGCGCCAATGATCCGGCCTGGTTGCAGTTGAAGCTCGACGCATTGGCCACGGTCGCCGAGGAGCATTCGTTTGAGATGCCATTTCCGCCGCATGGCCAACTCCGTCTGTTCCCGGGTGTGGTGGCTGCCACGGCGGCGGTCATTCGCTGGCGCTGTGATCAACTCACGGCCTTGGGCGGCAACGACACCAAAGTGCCAACGCCCGTGCTGGATGCCATGTTCAGCCGGGGCGAACCGCAGACTGGTCCCTCGGGCACGCTGGCATGGTCGGTGGATGTCGACAATCCCGCGACTGGCGAGGCATTCACTGTCACACTCAAAGAGGTGAATTTGCCCGGTCCTGACGGTGCCATTGTGACCCGACCTTGCTCCGTCGGCTTTTCAGGTAATTACCCAAGAGCACTCGATGGATTGGCCCGACTGCTCTCGCTGGACATGCGAGTGATCGATCCGGCGTGGATCGGCATGAAGCTGCGCAAGCTGCTCAACTATGCTGAACCGTTGGGCCACTTCATGGCATTTGTGCCGGGCTTGCCGCGTGGGGAGCGCCGCCAGCAGACCTGGCCTTCAACGGTTGCGTATGTCGCGAGACTGATTATTCACCGCTATGCCATGCTTGGGGTGCTTGACGAGGAAGGTTTCCCCTTGCGTGACATGGGCGTGCTTGATGCCCCAAAAAATCAGGGAGCACCAAGTACCATGGCCGGCAAAATCTGCCCGGAATGCGGAAATCCAACCGTCATTCACAAAGATGGATGTGATTTCTGTACCGCCTGTGGCTACGTTGGACAGTGCGGTTAAGAATTGGTTTGGAGGCGCCCGGTTGAGCCTCTGGCGCCTTCAGTCCCGCACGACGAGCACAGGGAGTTTGGTGTGCGACAGTACGGCCTGCGTGACGCTGCCGAGCACCAGTTTTTCCAGTCCGCTGCGCCCATGTGATCCCATAACGATCAAATCGGCCTGCATTGACTCAGCGGCCTGCACCACGCCACGCCAGGCAGAGTGAGATTCAATCACGGAAGCTTCCACGCTGACGCCTGCGTCCATGAACGCAGCTTTGGCGGCCTTCACGGCCGCATTGGCCTCGGCGGTCGCAGCACTCAGATACTCAGCCTGACCATAAGCAAAATCGGTTCCAACCCCGGTGAACGGGTAGGGATCAATCACGAAAATCGTGGAAACCCGGCTGTCAAAGGCCTTGGCCAGCTGGATTGCCTTTTCAACCGCCAGCTGTGCTGTCGGTGAACCATCCACTGGAACGAGTATGTGCTTGAACATGATGAAAACTCCTTATTAATATCAACGATACCAAGTGTCCGATCGACTCATCTTAAAAAACATGACCGATATCAAATAGTTGACGTTTCCTGTGCGATCCAGCCGGCAAATGCAATTTATTAAGGCTATCACGATAACCGTTCACCAAGGTCACCAGCAGATATTTTTTGCGGAAACCGACAAGGTATCATGGCAATGTCCGGGCGGGCTGCTTGGAAGGTAGACTGCTCGCCCCTCAAATTAACTTAAGCTAGCGTCAACGATTCCTGTGCGTCTTAATTCAATCAAGTTATCCGGGTTCAAGTCCTTCGCCGAGCCGACCAATTTCATGCTGCCGGGTCAACTGGTGGGCGTGGTGGGTCCCAATGGCTGCGGCAAATCCAACATCATGGATGCGGTGCGCTGGGTGCTGGGCGAGTCCAAGGCGTCGGAATTGCGTGGCGAGTCGATGCAGGACGTCATTTTCAATGGCACCAACACCCGCAAACCATCCAGCCGCGCCAGCGTGGAACTGGTGTTTGACAATGCCGACCACCGCGCCGGCGGCCAGTGGAACCAGTTTGGCGAGATTGCCGTCAAGCGGGTGCTCACGCGCGACGGCACCAGCAGCTACTTCATCAACAACCTGCCGGTGCGCCGCCGTGACGTGCAGGACGTCTTCCTGGGCACCGGGCTGGGGCCGCGTGCCTACGCCATCATTGGCCAGGGCACCATCAGCCGCATCATCGAGTCCAAACCCGAAGAACTGCGCCTGTTTCTGGAGGAGGCGGCCGGTGTCTCCAAATACAAGGAACGGCGCCGCGAGACTGAAAACCGTCTGTCGGATACGCGTGAAAACCTGACGCGGGTGGAAGACATCCTGCGCGAGCTCAACGCCAATCTGGAGAAGCTGGAAAAGCAGGCCGAAGTGGCCAAGAAGTACAACGCGCTCACGGCCGACGTCACACTCAAACAGCATCAACTCTGGTTTCTCAAACGCACCGAGTCCGAGGCCGATCAGGCCAAGGTCAAGGCGGACGCACAAGGCGCAGTCAATGCGCTGGAGAGCCGGGTGGCGGATTTGCGCCACATCGAGGCCGAGCTGGAGACCGTGCGCCAGGCCCACTATGCGGCCGGCGACCAGGTCAACCAGGCGCAGGGCCTGTTGTACGAGGCCAGTACCGAGGTCGGCCGGCTGGAAGCCGAGATCCGTTTTGTGGTGGAAGGCCGCCACCGGGTCGAGCAGCGCCTGATCACCCTCAAGGAGCAAACCGCCCAATGGGCCACCCGCAAGGATGACGCGCAGGCAGAAATAGAAAACCTGCTGGAACTGGCCATGGTCGGGGAAGAAAAAACAGAGCTGCTGGCCGCCCAGGTGGAAGACCAGGCCCAGCAATTGCCCGATCTGGAAGAGGCTTTGCGGCTGGCGCAAAAAGGCGCCAACGAGCAGCGTGCCAGTGTGGGCCAGGTGCAGCAGCAAATTCAGGTGCTGGCCGCAGACCAGCGCGGCATTGAGGAGCAAGCGCGCCAGTTCACCACGCGCCGCGAACGCCTGAGCGCGGATCGCAATGCCTTGGCCGCGCCCGATGAAGCGCGGCTGCTGAACCTGCAAAGCCAGCTCGATCAGGCCCAGGAGACCGCCAGCATTGCCGAGGCCCGCCTGCACGAGTTGCAGGAGACCGTGCCGCAACTGGACGACGACCGGCGCCAGCAGCAACAGGCCGTCAACACTGAATCAGCCCGGCAGGCTGATTTGTCGGCCCGCATGGAAGCGCTCAAGGCCTTGCAGGAGAGGGTCAAGACCGACGGCAAGCTGCAGCCCTGGCTGGCCAAACATGGGCTGGACAGCTTGCAGGGTTTGTGGAGCCGCATTCACATCGAGCAGGGTTGGGAAAATGCCCTGGAAGGGGCCTTGCGCGAGCGCCTGGGTGCGCTGGAGGTGTCGCGCCTGGAGCTGGTGCGCGCCTTTGGCAATGACGCCCCGCCCGCCAAGTTGGCGTTTTACAGCCCACCGCTGGCCGCATCGCCCGAAAAGGCCGCCGTATTGCCGCGCCTGTCCGATTTGCTGCGCATCAACGATGCCGGTCAAAGAGCCGTATTGACGGACTGGCTGCAAGGCTGCTTCACCGCCCCCAGTTTTGAAGACGCCCTGGCTAGCCGCGACAAGCTGCAGCCGGGCGAGACGATTTTTGTGAAGACCGGCCATGCCGTGGGCGCCTACAGCGTGAGTTTTTACGCGCCCGACTCGGAGCAGGCCGGCTTGCTGGCCCGCGCCCAGGAAATTGAAAACCTGGAGAAGCAGCTCCGGGCACAGGCCATGATCAGCGACGAGTCGCGCTCAGCACTGGTACGCGCCGAGGCGGCCTACGCCGATGCGTCGCAGCGTTTGGTGGCCGTGCGTCGTGAAGCGGCCGAGAGCCAAAGCCGGGCGCATGAATTGCAGGTGGAGACCCTGCGCTTGACGCAGTTGGCCGACCAGGCCCGGGTGCGCAGCGCACAAATTGCCGCTGACCTGGCCGAAGTCGATGCGCAGCTGGCCGACTTGCAGGAGCGCCGCGTGATCGCCGAGAGCCGGTTTGAAGAGCTGGACATGCAACTGGCCGACACCCAGGAACGCCACGCCCAATTGGATGAGCGCGTGATGGGGGCCGAGCGCAAGTTGAGCGAGTGCCGCGAGCAGCAGCGCAGTCTGGAGCGTCAGTCGCAGGAAGCGATATTTTCCATGCGCAGTCTGGATGCCCGCAAGGCCGAGCTGTCGCGTGCTATCGAAACTGCAGCGCAACAGGCAGAATCCGTAAGGGCTGAAGCCGAAAGAGCCCATGAGGAATTGGCGCGCCTGAACGATGCCGCGGCCCAGGGTGGTTTACAGAATGCCTTGGCGATCAAGCTGGAGCGCGAGCAGTCGCTGGGGGCCAAGCGCAGCGAGTACGACGACCTGACCGCCAAACTGCGCGCCAGCGACGAACGGCGCCTGCAGCTGGAGCGCGAGCTCGACCCCTTGCGCCAGCGCATCACCGAATTTCAGCTCAAGGAGCAGGCCGCGCGCCTGGGCTATGAGCAGTACACCCAGTTGCTCACCGACGCCCAGGCCGATCTGGAGGCGGTGGCCAAATCCCTGGCGGACGGCAATGTGCGTCTGGGCGGCATGCAAGGCGAGATTGACCGCATCAACCGCGACATCGCCGCCTTGGGGGCAGTCAATCTGGCTGCACTCGATGAACTGGCCGCGGCCAGTGAGCGCAAGAATTTTCTGGATGCGCAAAATGCCGACCTCGTTGAGGCCATGACCACGCTGGAGGACGCCATCAAGAAGATTGACGCTGAAACCCGCGAGTTGTTGTCGGGCACGTTCAACGCCGTCAACGAGCACTTTGGCAGGATGTTCCCCGAGCTGTTCGGCGGTGGCAACGCCCGGCTGGTGATCACCGGCGAAGAAATTCTGGACTCGGGTGTGCAGGTGATTGCCCAGCCGCCAGGCAAGAAAAATCAGACCATTCATTTGCTCTCTGGCGGTGAAAAAGCGCTGACCGCCATTGCGCTGGTGTTTGCGATTTTCCAGCTGAATCCGGCGCCGTTCTGTCTGCTCGACGAGGTCGATGCGCCGCTGGACGATGCCAACACCGAGCGCTATGCCAAACTGGTGTCCAGCATGAGTAAAGAGACCCAGTTTCTGTTCATTAGCCACAACAAGATCGCCATGGAAATGGCCAAGCAGCTGATTGGTGTCACGATGCAGGAACAAGGTGTGTCGCGCATCGTGGCGGTGGATATGGATGCAGCCATCTCGATGGCGGAGCTTGCCTGATGGTCATGAGTAATTTGCAAATTGGTTTGGCCATTCTGGGCGGCTTGGTGCTGGCGGCCATGGCCGCACACGCGGCTTGGTCGGCGCGCAAGAACCAGCCGCGCCAGGCTGCACCCAGCGACCCCGGCGATGGACCCGCCATTGAATCCCAGGTCGGCGTGGGCATTGAACCCGGGTTGGATGCAGCCGCGTTTGATGTGGCGAGTTTTCCATTGCCGTTAGTGGAAAAACGCGCGTCCATGGACGCCTTGATCGATGTCATCGCGCCGATTGCGCTGGAGGGCTTGATCTCGGGCGATGCCGCGTTGGCTGCCATGCCACCAACGCGACGGGCTGGCAGCAAGCCGTTTTCCATCGAAGGGTTTAATGAAACTGGACAGCGTTGGGAGACGCCGCTGGCTGGCCAGCGCTATTCTCTGTTTCAGGCCGGTGTACAGCTGGCCAACCGATCGGGCGCACTCAACGAGATTGAATACTCCGAGTTTGTGATGAAAACCCAGGCTTTCTGTGACGCCATCAATGGTTCGCCTGATTTTCCCGAGATGCGCGAAGAGGTGGCCCGGGCGCGCGAACTGGACCAGTTTGCCAGCGACCACGATGCCCAGTTGGGCTTTGTGTTGCGCGCTCGCCATGCGGCTTGGAGCCCAGGCTATGTGCAGCAAAATGCGGCGCGCCTGGGTTTTGTGGCGGGCGTCATTCCTGGGCGAATGGTCGTGCCCGCCAGCGTTGCCGGTATGCCGCCGGTGCTGGGCCTGAGTTTTGACACCCAGGCGGCGCTCGCGGACGACCCGGCCCAATCAGCAATTCGCGATGTGGCGATCAGCCTGGACGTGGCGCAGGTTGACCGCAGCGAGCGCGCCTTTGAGCGCATGCGCGAGACCGCCCTGGCGCTGGCAGACAGCATGGACGGCGTGGTAACCGATGACAACGGTCAACCTCTCGCGCCTGAGGCCATGGACACGATTGGCGCCGAACTTGAACAGTTGTACGACACGCTGGATCAGCGTGATCTGTCCGCCGGGTCGGCGCTGGCGCGACGCCTTTTTTCCTGAATGCTGGTTTCCTGGTCACTCACCTGATGGCAACGAACGATTTGTTCCCACCCGAGCCGCCGCTGCCTGATCCTGCCCATGTGGCGCAGCTCAGGCGCGCGCTGCATGAACACGCTCATCACTATTACGTGGAGGACGCGCCGACCATTCCGGATGCCGAGTACGACCGCATGTTTCAGGAGTTGCAGGCGATCGAGGCACAACATCCGGAGCTGATCACGCCAGACTCTCCCACCCAGCGCGTCGGTGGGCGAGCTTTGGAACAGTTTGCCAGCGTGCGCCACGCCGTGCCCATGCTGAGCATTCGCACTGAAACCGACACCGAGGCCAGTGGCGCGCGCAATTTTGACACTCGCGTGCGGCGGGAACTCGGCTTGGACGAGGCTGCCCCCGCCGTGGCGTACGTGGCCGAACCCAAGTTTGACGGTCTGGCCATGAACTTGCGTTATGAATCTGGGATCCTGGTGCAGGCGGCTACGCGCGGCGACGGTGAAGTGGGGGAGGACGTGACCCAAAATGTCCGCACCATCGGTCAAATTCCCCTGCGGCTGCCGGCTGACGCGCCGTCGATCCTGGAGGTACGCGGCGAGGTGTACATGCGCCGCGATGACTTTGAGAAGCTGAACGAACAGCAGCGAGCGCGCGGCCAAAAGACCTTCGTCAACCCGCGCAACGCCGCCGCCGGTGCGGTGCGCCAGCTGGACCCGGCTATTGCCGCCCAGCGCCCCTTGAGCTTCTTTGCCTATGGTTTGGGTGAGGTCACACCAGAGCAGGCGGGTGGCCCCGCGTTTGGAACACATTATGAGCTGTTGCAAGCCCTGAAAACCTGGGGTTTTCCGGTGTCAGCCCTCGTGGGTCTTGCACAAGGCGCTACTGAATTAGTAGCGTATTACGAATCGATAGCTCGCCAGCGTGACGCACTGCCGTTTGACATTGACGGCGTGGTCTACAAGGTCAACAGCCTGGCGCTGCAGCGCCGCATGGGCTTTGTGACGCGCGAACCGCGCTGGGCGGTGGCGCACAAGTTCCCGGCCCAGGAGCAGTTCACCACCGTGCTGGACATCGATGTGCAGGTGGGGCGCACCGGCAAGCTCACGCCGGTGGCCAAGCTGGCGCCGGTGTTTGTGGGCGGTGTCACGGTCACCAACGCCACCCTGCACAACGAAGACGAGGCGCGACGCAAGGATGTGCGCGTGGGCGACACGGTCATCGTGCGTCGTGCCGGCGACGTGATTCCCGAAGTGGTTTCGGTGTTGCTGGACAAGCGTCAGCCCGGCGCAACAGAGTTCACCATGCCGCGGCAGTGTCCGGTGTGCGGCAGCGCTGCCGTGCGCGAAGAAGGTGAAGTTGACTACCGCTGTACCGGCGGGCTGTTCTGCAGCGCCCAACGCAAGCAGGCGATCCTGCATTTTGCCCAGCGCCGGGCGGTCGAGGTGGAGGGGCTGGGCGAAAAACTGGTTGATCAGCTGGTTGATGGCCACGTTATTCGCATCCTGCCGGACCTGTACCGGCTGGGCCTGACCGCGCTGGCCAGTCTGGACCGCATGGCCGACAAATCGGCGCAGAACATCCTGCAAGCCTTGGAAAAATCGAAGCAGACCACGCTGCCGCGCTTTCTGTTCGGATTGGGCATTCGGCATGTGGGCGAGGCCACCGCCAAGGAACTGGCGCGGCACTTTGGCAGCCTGGACGCCGTGATGGACGCTTCTTTGGAACAACTGCTGCAGGTCAACGACATTGGCCCCATCGTGGCGCAAAGCTTGCGCACATTTTTCGACCAGCCGCATAACCGTGAGGTGGTGGAGCAACTGCGCGCCTGTGGTGTGACCTGGCAAGAGGGCCCTCCGGCGCCGGTCACTCCGACGCCACTCTCAGGCAAAACCTTCGTCATCACCGGCACCCTGCCCAGCATGAGCCGCGATGAGGCCAAAGACCTGATTGAGGCCGCCGGCGGCAAGGTGGCGGGTTCGGTCAGCAAGAAAACCACTTTTGTGGTGGCGGGCACTGAGGCGGGCAGCAAGCTCACCAAGGCGCAGGAACTGGGCGTTGCCGTGTTGGATGAAGCTGGTTTGAAGGAGTTGCTTGATGGCCATTCGTGAAATTCTCAAAATGGGCGATCCACGCTTGTTGCGCATCGCACCACCCGTGACCCTGTTCGATACGGACGAATTGCATCTGCTGATCTCGGACATGCTCGACACCATGCTGGCGGCCGATGGCGCCGGGCTGGCGGCGCCGCAAATCGGGGTCGACCTGCAACTGGTGATTTTTGGCTCCAACGCCCGCAATCCGCGTTATCCGCAGGCGCCGGTGGTGCCTCAAACCGTCTTGCTCAACCCTGTGATTACACCGTTGCCGCCATCAGAAAACGACGCAACGCCGCTGCAGGTTGAAGACTGGGAAGGCTGCCTCTCCGTGCCGGGCCTGCGTGCCATGGTGCCGCGTTTTGCCCGTATTCGCTATACCGGGTTCGACCAGTACGGCGACCCGATCAACCGCACGGTGGAGGGTTTTCATGCCCGGGTGGTGCAGCACGAGTGTGACCACTTGATCGGCAAGCTGTACCCGATGCGGGTGCGCGACTTCAGCCGCTTTGGTTTTACCGACGTTCTTTTTCCGGGGCTGGATGCCGGGCAGGACGACTGAGCTGCAGCGCCCGCCGCGTGCCGGGCCCGCTTATTCAGAGCGAGTCGGCACCGATTCGAGTTTGAAGCGACGCGCCTGCAGCTCGCGGTAGCGTTGCAGTGCGCCCGGATCCGCTTTGGCCGCCTGGATGGCTTCGGTTTCCTGCACTTTGAGCTTTTCAACCAACATGCGGTTAAGCAGGTCACGCAGTTCCTTACTGGATTCATCCGTCTCCAGCGGGCCGGCCAGCTCGTAGCCGGTCATGAGCCGAACGGCGAGTTCTTCCTCCTGGCGCCCGCGCAGTCCTTCACGCAGCGCCACCCAGGCTTGCGGGCCGTGTTCATGCAGTTGGTTTTCCAGCCACACAAAAAGCGGTCCGTGCGGTTCCGGCAAGTCACACAGCAGCGTGTGGTCTTCGGCTGACAGGACTTCAAGCGCGGCCATGTCACCCAGCAAGAGGCGGGCGGCGTAGTCGGCCCGGCTGGTGGGCCGAACGCGGCCACCTGGACGCGGACGTGGTGGCGGTTTTATAGATGATTTCTGGCTGTAGCCCCCGTATTCATTGGGTGATGCGCTATGTTTTTCATAGGTTTTTGATTTTGCATTGCCTTTGCCTGCGGCTGATGGGTTCCACACTTCGGTCAATTCACGACTCGACAACTGCACCAGGTCGGCAATTTCGCTCAGCAACTGCAGCTTCAGGGCACCATCGGGCAGCAGCAGCCACAGCGGTTTGGCATTGCTGGCGAAGTGGGCGCGGCCTTCAGCCGTGTTCAGGTCGCAGCCTTCGCGCGCCGCGTCAATCAAAAAGCGGCTCAAGGGGACGGCTTCGCTCACATAGCGGGCGAAGGCTTCCTTGCCAAATTCCCGGATGAAGCTGTCGGGGTCGTGTTCAGGCGGCAAGAACAGGAACTTGACGCTGCGCACATCGGTGGCAAAGGGCAGGGCGCCATCGAGTGCCTTGCGCGCGGCACGTCGGCCGGCCGCGTCGCCATCGAAACTGAACACCACGGCATCGGTGAAGCGAAACAGCTTGTGCAGATGTTCTGCCGTGCAGGCGGTGCCCAGCGTGGCCACGGCATTGGAGAAACCGAGTTGGGCCAGCGCCACCACATCCATGTAACCTTCGGTCACCAGCGCGTAGCCCTGCTCGTGCAGCGCGTTGCGGGCTTCAAACAGGCCGTACAGTTCACGTCCCTTGCTGAAAACAGGGGTTTCCGGTGAGTTGAGGTATTTGGGTTTGTCGTCGCCCAGCACCCGGCCACCAAAACCAATACATTCGCCCTTGACGTTGCGGATCGGGAACATGACCCGGTCGCGAAAACGGTCGTAGCGCTTTTCTTCACCCGAATTCTCGTCAACATTCAGGATCACCAGACCGCTTTCGACCAGCAGTGGATCGTCATAGCTGGGGAAAACGCTGGCCAGACTGCGCCAGCCCTCGGGCGCGTAACCCAAACCAAACTGTTTGGCAATTTCACCTGAGACGCCGCGACCCTTGAGGTAGTCCACGGCGCGCGGGGACTCTTTCAGCTGCTTTCTGTAGGCATCGTTTGCTCTTTCGAGCACGTCGGTCAAGGTAGTCTGCTTTTGCCGCTGCTCAAGCGCGCGCGCCCGGTCCTGCGGGCTGGCGTCGTCCTCAGGCACTTGCAGACCATATTGCTGGGCCAGGTCTTGCACCGCCTCCACAAAGGTCATGCCCGCGTGCTCCATCAAGAAACTGATGGCATCGCCGTTTTTGCCACAGCCAAAGCAGTGATAAAACTGCTTGCTCGGGCTGACCGAGAAGGAGGGCGACTTTT contains these protein-coding regions:
- a CDS encoding adenosylcobalamin-dependent ribonucleoside-diphosphate reductase; protein product: MTQKTPSRTKPIHALAPQPISEEVLIEKYSKGSEKTIVDVNQRVAHALAQVEAPEQQKQWETKFLQALQNGFLPAGRIQSAAGTDLAATLINCFVQPVGDSIAHVEDGHPGIYTALTEAAETMRRGGGVGYDFSRIRPRGAWVGSTQSSASGPVSYMRVFDRSCETVESAGARRGAQMGVLRCDHPDIEEFIHAKDTGDLKNFNISVGITDTFMQAVQKDAAFALVHRAEPGPAQKEAGAHHVTDSGIWVYRTLQARELWDQIMRSTYDHAEPGVLFLDHINRDNNLSYCETIASTNPCAEQPLPPYGCCCLGSIDLTRFIKQPFEKAASFDKAAFVEVARVATRMLDNVLDVTVWPLPQQQEEARSKRRIGLGYTGLGDALVMLNLRYDTQAARDMARDISELMRDTAYDASVDLAQERGAFPLFNADLYLTGQRFASRLPPALKERVRTHGLRNSHLLSIAPTGTISLAFADNASNGIEPAFSWSYTRKKRMADGSFKEYAVEDHAWRLYRHLYGKDTALTPAFVTALEMSAQAHEAMVAAVAPFIDTAISKTVNVPVNYPYADFQNLYMEAWQSGLKGLATYRPNSVLGSVLSVTPALGSSSAPAAATALQIDSANQRLALERLPAAVLSSLRWPSRPELPAGNPAWTFMVHHPFGDFALFVGELAPEEGGAPKPFEVWVNGTEQPRGLGALAKTLSMDLRANDPAWLQLKLDALATVAEEHSFEMPFPPHGQLRLFPGVVAATAAVIRWRCDQLTALGGNDTKVPTPVLDAMFSRGEPQTGPSGTLAWSVDVDNPATGEAFTVTLKEVNLPGPDGAIVTRPCSVGFSGNYPRALDGLARLLSLDMRVIDPAWIGMKLRKLLNYAEPLGHFMAFVPGLPRGERRQQTWPSTVAYVARLIIHRYAMLGVLDEEGFPLRDMGVLDAPKNQGAPSTMAGKICPECGNPTVIHKDGCDFCTACGYVGQCG
- a CDS encoding universal stress protein, with translation MFKHILVPVDGSPTAQLAVEKAIQLAKAFDSRVSTIFVIDPYPFTGVGTDFAYGQAEYLSAATAEANAAVKAAKAAFMDAGVSVEASVIESHSAWRGVVQAAESMQADLIVMGSHGRSGLEKLVLGSVTQAVLSHTKLPVLVVRD
- the smc gene encoding chromosome segregation protein SMC; its protein translation is MRLNSIKLSGFKSFAEPTNFMLPGQLVGVVGPNGCGKSNIMDAVRWVLGESKASELRGESMQDVIFNGTNTRKPSSRASVELVFDNADHRAGGQWNQFGEIAVKRVLTRDGTSSYFINNLPVRRRDVQDVFLGTGLGPRAYAIIGQGTISRIIESKPEELRLFLEEAAGVSKYKERRRETENRLSDTRENLTRVEDILRELNANLEKLEKQAEVAKKYNALTADVTLKQHQLWFLKRTESEADQAKVKADAQGAVNALESRVADLRHIEAELETVRQAHYAAGDQVNQAQGLLYEASTEVGRLEAEIRFVVEGRHRVEQRLITLKEQTAQWATRKDDAQAEIENLLELAMVGEEKTELLAAQVEDQAQQLPDLEEALRLAQKGANEQRASVGQVQQQIQVLAADQRGIEEQARQFTTRRERLSADRNALAAPDEARLLNLQSQLDQAQETASIAEARLHELQETVPQLDDDRRQQQQAVNTESARQADLSARMEALKALQERVKTDGKLQPWLAKHGLDSLQGLWSRIHIEQGWENALEGALRERLGALEVSRLELVRAFGNDAPPAKLAFYSPPLAASPEKAAVLPRLSDLLRINDAGQRAVLTDWLQGCFTAPSFEDALASRDKLQPGETIFVKTGHAVGAYSVSFYAPDSEQAGLLARAQEIENLEKQLRAQAMISDESRSALVRAEAAYADASQRLVAVRREAAESQSRAHELQVETLRLTQLADQARVRSAQIAADLAEVDAQLADLQERRVIAESRFEELDMQLADTQERHAQLDERVMGAERKLSECREQQRSLERQSQEAIFSMRSLDARKAELSRAIETAAQQAESVRAEAERAHEELARLNDAAAQGGLQNALAIKLEREQSLGAKRSEYDDLTAKLRASDERRLQLERELDPLRQRITEFQLKEQAARLGYEQYTQLLTDAQADLEAVAKSLADGNVRLGGMQGEIDRINRDIAALGAVNLAALDELAAASERKNFLDAQNADLVEAMTTLEDAIKKIDAETRELLSGTFNAVNEHFGRMFPELFGGGNARLVITGEEILDSGVQVIAQPPGKKNQTIHLLSGGEKALTAIALVFAIFQLNPAPFCLLDEVDAPLDDANTERYAKLVSSMSKETQFLFISHNKIAMEMAKQLIGVTMQEQGVSRIVAVDMDAAISMAELA
- a CDS encoding cell division protein ZipA C-terminal FtsZ-binding domain-containing protein, with the translated sequence MSNLQIGLAILGGLVLAAMAAHAAWSARKNQPRQAAPSDPGDGPAIESQVGVGIEPGLDAAAFDVASFPLPLVEKRASMDALIDVIAPIALEGLISGDAALAAMPPTRRAGSKPFSIEGFNETGQRWETPLAGQRYSLFQAGVQLANRSGALNEIEYSEFVMKTQAFCDAINGSPDFPEMREEVARARELDQFASDHDAQLGFVLRARHAAWSPGYVQQNAARLGFVAGVIPGRMVVPASVAGMPPVLGLSFDTQAALADDPAQSAIRDVAISLDVAQVDRSERAFERMRETALALADSMDGVVTDDNGQPLAPEAMDTIGAELEQLYDTLDQRDLSAGSALARRLFS
- the ligA gene encoding NAD-dependent DNA ligase LigA, whose translation is MATNDLFPPEPPLPDPAHVAQLRRALHEHAHHYYVEDAPTIPDAEYDRMFQELQAIEAQHPELITPDSPTQRVGGRALEQFASVRHAVPMLSIRTETDTEASGARNFDTRVRRELGLDEAAPAVAYVAEPKFDGLAMNLRYESGILVQAATRGDGEVGEDVTQNVRTIGQIPLRLPADAPSILEVRGEVYMRRDDFEKLNEQQRARGQKTFVNPRNAAAGAVRQLDPAIAAQRPLSFFAYGLGEVTPEQAGGPAFGTHYELLQALKTWGFPVSALVGLAQGATELVAYYESIARQRDALPFDIDGVVYKVNSLALQRRMGFVTREPRWAVAHKFPAQEQFTTVLDIDVQVGRTGKLTPVAKLAPVFVGGVTVTNATLHNEDEARRKDVRVGDTVIVRRAGDVIPEVVSVLLDKRQPGATEFTMPRQCPVCGSAAVREEGEVDYRCTGGLFCSAQRKQAILHFAQRRAVEVEGLGEKLVDQLVDGHVIRILPDLYRLGLTALASLDRMADKSAQNILQALEKSKQTTLPRFLFGLGIRHVGEATAKELARHFGSLDAVMDASLEQLLQVNDIGPIVAQSLRTFFDQPHNREVVEQLRACGVTWQEGPPAPVTPTPLSGKTFVITGTLPSMSRDEAKDLIEAAGGKVAGSVSKKTTFVVAGTEAGSKLTKAQELGVAVLDEAGLKELLDGHS